The DNA segment TACGCAAggtcggtgatgtcagtggaagtttttgaggatcactcacccgacgtggacatcacattCACCAAAGGAGACCTTAGCGATGTTGtacctcacgacaacgaccctattgtgatctcgcttgtcacagcgggaaggactgtccaccgggtgctggtcgaccaaggaagctcggcaggtgtaatgttttggccgacttttgaaAAGTTACAACTGTCCACCGATCAACTAAGGCCATATGggggatgtttgtatggtttcgccgGCGATCAAGTGGAGGAAAGGGGGTATATTAAGTTAAGGACGACCTTCACTGATGGTTTGGCCTCACGaacagagaagatcaggtatcttgttgtaaacgcttCGTCGAcctacaacatactgttgggaaggccaatgCTCAACAGAACGggagttgtgccttcaacaaggcacatgaaggtcaaactacCGTCTATGGAGAGTTTGATCATCACCATCTgttctgaccaaaaggaggcgaagaagtgttacgaaaacagcctcaagaacaaaaGGTTTGtatgccacgtaaccacaacgcctccccctggcACGGAGCCTGCACGGGAAACCCTGCGAGTGCTGGATACGGCGTTGGAGCTGGCCGCCGAGGGTGACGTCCCAATGGAGGATATCGAGACGAGGTCCGAGAGCGCCGCTCGGGTGGAGGGGgagagaaactgctcggagaccgccagGGAAGCAGGTATCGCAAGGGCGCTGCTCGCCAGCGAAAAGAAGCCTCAGCCAGTGGAGGAATGGCTCGAAAAGAAGATCAACGGCAAGACGTTTAAACTGGGGAAAGCCTTAGACAGCGAGACACAGAACCAAATCGCCAATGTGATAAGTAGACACCTGGATGCATTTGCGTGGtccgcttcagacatgccgggaatcgaccccgattttttGTGCCATCGCTTGGAAATGGATCCTCAATTCAGGCCCatccgccagagaaggagaaagttcaacgaggaaaaaaggcaggcgatcaaggacgaaacgcagaaactcctcgcagcaggccacatcagagagatccaatatccagaatggctcgccaatgtcgttttggtcaagaagagtagcggaaaatggcggatgtgtgttgacttcacagatctgaataaggcctgtccaaaggattcttatcctttgccgaATATAGACGCCttagtagacagtgcatcagggtgcaagttACTCAGTTttttggatgccttctcagggtacaaccaaatcaaaatgcatcccatggacgagGAAAATACTgctttcatgacggaaaggtcgtgctattgctacaaggtgatgcccttcgggctgaagaacgcaagggccacgtaccaaaggctaatTGACAAGGTGCTCGTAcctatgctcgggaggaatgtgcaggcatatgttgacgacatggtcgtgacgtccctggaaAAGACCAAGCACGTCGCCgatttggaagagttgttcgtaACCATAGTcaggtacaagctgaaactgaatcctgaaaagtgtgttttcggcgtggaggcaggaAAATTTCTGGGATTTCTCCTGTCGGAGAGGGGGATCAAGGCCAACCCCGAAAAATGTGCCGCCATACTGGCGATGAGGAGTCCCGcaaccgtgaaggaggtgcagcagctcacgggaCGGATGGCCGTTCTGTCCCAATTTGTATCTGCCAGcagagagaagggccacccatatttccaatgcttgaagagaaacaacaggtttgtttggacgagggagtgtgaagaagctttcataaagctcaaagaatacttggcgagcccgccagtTCTATGCAAACCTCAAGTAGCAACGCCCCTCAGGATGTACTTTCCATAA comes from the Phaseolus vulgaris cultivar G19833 chromosome 8, P. vulgaris v2.0, whole genome shotgun sequence genome and includes:
- the LOC137825309 gene encoding uncharacterized protein, with the protein product MDSVVPANTVAVKASFTGVEDPEAHLTAFHTQIMLSGGSNAVYCKVFMSTLSERALDWFVSLPTGHITTFQQFSKMFVEQYIVNKAPPLVSYDLFDVRQYQGEYLKDFLNRFGAQIVRLPGKDEEMFVRAFKKGVLPGPFSESLIKSHLATFAEIRRRVVAHIAAESEVSEKRGNVAPTKPRAQTRVQLQRVMEAAAGKRDQRMRHPYDPKKSKGKGLGRPRETNRPPRLKVPEKTTEKVLGPKPDAWCEFHKSFGHSINSCLALGYQLAELVKCGFLKDYLLEKQAGQSAGSQPAGNEGQQHEVPVHGEIHTIAGGFSSGGCTASQRKKYARSVMSVEVFEDHSPDVDITFTKGDLSDVVPHDNDPIVISLVTAGRTVHRVLVDQGSSAGVMFWPTFEKLQLSTDQLRPYGGCLYGFAGDQVEERGYIKLRTTFTDGLASRTEKIRYLVVNASSTYNILLGRPMLNRTGVVPSTRHMKVKLPSMESLIITICSDQKEAKKCYENSLKNKRFVCHVTTTPPPGTEPARETLRVLDTALELAAEGDVPMEDIETRSESAARVEGERNCSETAREAGIARALLASEKKPQPVEEWLEKKINGKTFKLGKALDSETQNQIANVIRYNQIKMHPMDEENTAFMTERSCYCYKVMPFGLKNARATYQRLIDKVLVPMLGRNVQAYVDDMVVTSLEKTKHVADLEELFVTIVRYKLKLNPEKCVFGVEAGKFLGFLLSERGIKANPEKCAAILAMRSPATVKEVQQLTGRMAVLSQFVSASREKGHPYFQCLKRNNRFVWTRECEEAFIKLKEYLASPPVLCKPQVATPLRMYFP